A window of Candidatus Cloacimonadaceae bacterium genomic DNA:
CTCACTTGTAACCAGAATGGCAAGGGTGGAGACGAACATGAAAATCCTCTTGGGCGTCTCCACCACCCAATTCTTTATGCTCGTGGGAGTGGCTATCAAGATGTTCTTCAGTCCCAATTAATGAAAAGTATAGATTACCAAACAAGGAATCACTATGATCAAAGAACCTAAACTGACTTACAACCAACTCCGGCAGATCCTCTGCCTGGCAATATCCAATAGCGCCATCAAGGCAAAGTTAGAGGACTTTCTATCCGGCAAGCTGACCAAGGTATCGGAAGTCGAACTGTTGGAGCTGATCTCCACCTCCGAAGCCGATAAAGAGCTGATCCGCATCCTCTCCGGGCAAGAGCCTAACAATATGGATGCAGTAGAAGCTCTGGAGTACATCTCCGCTTTTTTCGCCTATATCAGAGCCAGCAGGCAGATGTGCAAAGACTGGCTCGGGAGTTTCGGCTTAGCAGTGACAAAAACTCAAGAGCCTACAGTTACCCCTACGAGAAGTTCGAAATGATAATGCGTAAACTAGGTTTTACCAATGAAGACTTCAACAACCTGACTCTGCCGGAACTGTACCTGCGGCTCTGTCTGAACGACCCCAAAGCCTACAGTGGAGACCTCTAATGGATGCTTTAATTGGATGGATAGGCGGAAAACGCCTGCTTAGAAAGACCATCTCCCAATACGTCCCGGAAGGTATCACCGGCTATATCGAACCCTTCGGGGGTGCTGCCTGGATGCTCTTACTCAAAGAACGCTGGGCTGATCTGGAAGTGTATAACGACCTCGACTATCGCCTGGTTAATCTCTTCCTGCAGGTTAAGTATCATCCTGAGGAATTGATCCGGGAACTGGACTTTATGGTCGCCAGTCGCAAGTTATTCGGCGACATCATGAAACAGGAAGGTCTGACTGAGATTCAAAGAGCAGCCAGGTTCATGTTCCTGATCACCAGATCATTCGGATCAAAGGGTGACAGCTTCGGTACCTCTCAGAAGCGGGGTACATCCAGCATGTATAACCGGTTGGAACGCATCAAAGAACTGCACAAGCGTCTGGATATGGTCATCATCGAGAACCTGTCCTACGAGAAGGTGATAGAGAAGTATGATACTAAAACCAACTTCTTTTACTGCGATCCACCCTATATGACCGGCTATACTTATGAAAACTCAAAGCGGTTCAGTCACGAAGACCTGTTTCAGAAACTCAGTAACCTCAAAGGCAGGTTCATCCTTTCCTATGACGATAATCCTGATGTCCTGAAGCTATACAAAGGATATT
This region includes:
- a CDS encoding DNA adenine methylase; protein product: MDALIGWIGGKRLLRKTISQYVPEGITGYIEPFGGAAWMLLLKERWADLEVYNDLDYRLVNLFLQVKYHPEELIRELDFMVASRKLFGDIMKQEGLTEIQRAARFMFLITRSFGSKGDSFGTSQKRGTSSMYNRLERIKELHKRLDMVIIENLSYEKVIEKYDTKTNFFYCDPPYMTGYTYENSKRFSHEDLFQKLSNLKGRFILSYDDNPDVLKLYKGYSTLHVTRTKGINRKEGKSEYNEVIIANFPLIENNLTAAKSKNIRGIT